A single window of Calditrichota bacterium DNA harbors:
- a CDS encoding sugar ABC transporter ATP-binding protein yields the protein MPFLEMKNIVKTYPGVQALKGVNLAVEAGEVHALVGENGAGKSTLMKILAGAEPMDSGKLFVDGQEIQLSGPSDAQKKGISMIYQEFNLVPEMTVAENIFLGREPVKSKVGLIDWKTLRMQAAQLLERLDAHINVQARVSELSIAQQQMVEIAKALSYKARLIVMDEPSATLTEHELAHLFKLIKDLSQTGMAVIYISHRLEEIFEICNRVTILRDGEWITTRPISEISREEIVRLMVGRELGEEFPKVPASTGRILLRVTHLSSGNRLKNASFEIRSGEIVGLAGLVGSGRTELARAILGLGPKTSGRLELEGKPLTIHSPMDAIKAGIALIPEDRKGQGLVMGASVRENVTLASLKKFSRSGFILSKKEMRAVQKMVNDLRIKTPSINQPVQFLSGGNQQKVVLAKGLLTESKILIFDEPTRGIDVGAKQEIYHLMNDLVKSGMGILMISSELPEILGMSDRILVMHEGKLVGDVTRADATQEKVMALAMGMV from the coding sequence ATGCCGTTTCTTGAAATGAAAAACATCGTGAAAACCTATCCGGGAGTTCAGGCCCTGAAGGGCGTAAATCTTGCCGTTGAAGCCGGTGAGGTGCATGCCCTGGTGGGGGAGAATGGTGCCGGAAAATCCACATTAATGAAGATACTGGCGGGTGCCGAACCCATGGACTCCGGAAAACTGTTTGTGGATGGGCAGGAAATTCAACTTTCCGGACCGTCAGACGCCCAGAAAAAGGGGATTAGCATGATTTACCAGGAATTTAACCTGGTGCCCGAAATGACGGTTGCGGAAAATATCTTTCTGGGACGCGAGCCGGTAAAATCGAAGGTGGGTCTTATTGATTGGAAGACCCTGCGGATGCAGGCGGCCCAGTTGTTGGAGCGCCTCGACGCTCATATCAATGTGCAGGCCCGGGTCTCGGAGCTCAGTATCGCGCAGCAGCAAATGGTTGAAATTGCAAAAGCGCTTTCCTACAAAGCCCGGCTCATTGTCATGGACGAACCCTCCGCCACCCTTACGGAACATGAGCTGGCCCATTTGTTTAAGCTAATTAAAGACCTTTCACAGACCGGAATGGCTGTCATTTACATTTCGCACCGCCTGGAGGAAATCTTTGAGATCTGCAACCGCGTCACCATTTTGCGCGACGGGGAGTGGATTACGACCCGCCCCATTTCAGAAATCAGCCGGGAAGAGATTGTGCGTCTGATGGTTGGCCGGGAACTTGGCGAAGAATTCCCAAAAGTGCCTGCATCCACCGGAAGGATTTTGCTGCGGGTGACCCATTTGTCATCCGGGAATCGACTCAAAAACGCTTCGTTTGAAATTCGTTCCGGAGAAATTGTCGGACTGGCGGGGCTGGTCGGCTCCGGACGAACCGAATTGGCACGAGCCATTCTGGGGTTGGGACCGAAAACTTCCGGGAGGCTCGAGCTGGAGGGGAAACCCCTGACTATTCATTCCCCCATGGACGCGATTAAGGCAGGGATTGCCCTGATTCCTGAGGATCGGAAGGGGCAGGGTTTGGTTATGGGGGCCTCTGTCAGAGAAAATGTAACCCTGGCCAGCCTGAAAAAGTTCAGCCGCTCGGGTTTTATTCTTTCGAAAAAGGAAATGAGGGCGGTTCAAAAAATGGTCAACGATCTGCGGATTAAAACGCCTTCTATCAACCAACCCGTACAATTCCTGAGCGGAGGGAACCAGCAAAAGGTTGTTCTGGCGAAAGGGCTTCTTACCGAATCCAAAATTCTTATTTTTGATGAACCCACCCGCGGCATCGATGTGGGAGCCAAGCAGGAAATCTACCATCTTATGAATGATTTGGTAAAATCCGGCATGGGGATTTTAATGATTTCATCGGAACTGCCGGAAATTCTTGGAATGAGTGATCGTATCTTGGTAATGCACGAAGGCAAACTTGTCGGTGACGTCACTCGTGCCGACGCCACACAGGAAAAGGTTATGGCACTGGCGATGGGGATGGTGTAA
- a CDS encoding ABC transporter permease: MNNTLLRKLVPALSLLILSLGLAVLSPYFLTVDNLFAIGLQMAVVAIMAIGEMMIIITAGIDLSVGSVMALSGIIATQAMTHHLGVYPAILLGILIGGLGGWVNGVLIAKGHLPPFIATLGTMGIARGLALIFTNGVPVFGLPKSFEFWGGGHVFRVIPVPLVVLTVLAVLGHILLAHTRFGRYTYAIGGNTEAARLSGIPVGRYLIWIYTLAGFLYGIAGIILASRLSTGQPTAGTGYELDVITACVVGGASLSGGEGQILGAMVGALIMGVIRNGSNLLDVSAFWQQVLMGSIIIAAVFADQYRRKNNHF, from the coding sequence ATGAATAACACTCTGCTTCGAAAATTAGTTCCGGCGCTGAGTCTGTTAATTTTGTCACTGGGACTGGCGGTCTTATCGCCCTATTTTTTGACGGTTGACAACCTTTTTGCCATTGGGCTGCAAATGGCGGTTGTAGCCATCATGGCTATTGGGGAAATGATGATCATCATCACAGCAGGCATTGACCTTTCCGTGGGAAGTGTCATGGCCCTTTCGGGGATCATTGCCACTCAGGCCATGACCCATCACCTGGGCGTGTACCCGGCCATTCTGCTGGGGATTCTCATCGGCGGCCTGGGCGGGTGGGTAAATGGTGTGCTGATTGCCAAAGGCCATTTGCCCCCGTTTATTGCCACGCTGGGTACAATGGGAATTGCGCGGGGTCTGGCGCTGATTTTTACAAATGGGGTGCCCGTTTTCGGACTTCCCAAATCCTTTGAATTTTGGGGGGGCGGACATGTTTTCCGCGTAATTCCGGTTCCGCTGGTTGTGTTGACGGTTCTGGCTGTTCTGGGACATATTCTGCTGGCTCATACGCGTTTCGGCCGCTACACTTACGCTATCGGCGGAAACACGGAGGCCGCCCGTTTGTCGGGGATTCCCGTGGGGCGCTATTTGATCTGGATTTACACACTTGCCGGGTTTTTGTACGGGATTGCAGGTATTATCCTGGCGTCCCGGTTGAGCACCGGTCAACCAACGGCCGGAACCGGTTACGAGCTGGATGTGATCACTGCCTGCGTGGTGGGAGGCGCCAGTTTGAGCGGCGGTGAGGGTCAGATTTTGGGCGCAATGGTGGGCGCACTCATTATGGGTGTCATTCGCAACGGCAGCAACCTTCTGGACGTGTCCGCCTTCTGGCAGCAGGTTCTGATGGGCAGCATTATTATCGCCGCCGTTTTTGCGGATCAATATCGGCGGAAAAACAACCATTTTTAA
- a CDS encoding tetratricopeptide repeat protein gives MQNHKKSGLKSEQKRPSLGWDRTRSLILFLFFFSGAVSLIYEVVWTRMFGLVFGNTVFATSTVLAVFMGGLALGSYYLGRLADHQENLLRLYANLEAGIGLFAFLIPTLLHLLNPVYIEIFKLFPENPVIFALVRFVFASLILIVPTTLMGGTLPVLSKYFMRQPKGEESTVPPSAKKRKGSEPQSNRTASAWGRLGRFIGNLYSVNTWGAVTGTFAAGFFMIEKLGVKETIYAAGAVNLLIAMVIFWVLSAQTAEEKRPVQQEGMASLSGKKRLSGLNVQRIIVAGMFLSGMAALAYEVLWNRLLVFLLTASTYAFTIMLLSFLVGIAFGSWLMARVVDRLKNPLLWFAGLEATLGVFGFFSLMILGKSVGIFDWAVHAVGVLLWWRWNLVQLFVALVVMLIPTTLMGATFPLAVRIFTRKIDSVGEDVGMIYSANTLGGVLGSLLAGFVLVPALGTQNSLMLVAAINFGIALLIVFQPLREARRLRWMIVGVTAALYTAALLWIPKDLFLSVFNISHKNSKIIYYDEGITSTVTVHEYSGGKRSIYTNNVQVAGTDFDMRTTQVLQGHIPLLLHPHPKRVMQVGFGTGETGHIVSLYPVQAIEGVEISPEVIRAAIYFESINGGIFRNPIFHKVIMDGRNYAMLTQKVYDIIMNDSIHPNVSHNASLYTVDYFRYCRSKLADDGIMSSWFPLFGLPLRDFKIIIKSFQTVFPHCSVWIANNCRNRHALLVGWKKEAPLSIDYTLMKKKLADPEIKASLDDIHMGDIFSILDAFVLDEKAAAAFTKNVPVHTDDHPILEFDAPRVEGSDEAVWAKNLEAALAYRTPVAPFVKDIAPSGDNPDSVRNTLNRFYQASSYIWKGQIQSLRGEHLRARVNYLKALAINPDDKDAAYLIKDDRIQEEALKMHLERTPEDWENQVRLGVRLLGEGKLAEAEQRLKFALRLNPKSPEARANLGLAYLYQKKWDAAIEELKAALKRDPTLVEAQYNLGFAYLQRDQSYTEAISEWEKAVKIDPEYSDAHYNLGLAYWKIGQPQKAIQELETARKLEPGTPLLYKLLGRLYESQKDYPRAIQNYKLYLESAVGAKDAGAIQKRLANLEERIGARQF, from the coding sequence GTGCAAAATCATAAAAAATCCGGGCTAAAATCGGAACAAAAACGCCCCTCTTTGGGATGGGATCGAACCAGAAGTTTGATCCTTTTTCTGTTCTTTTTTTCCGGAGCCGTGAGCCTGATCTACGAGGTGGTTTGGACGCGCATGTTCGGACTGGTGTTCGGGAATACCGTTTTTGCAACCAGTACCGTTCTGGCCGTTTTTATGGGGGGATTGGCGCTTGGCAGTTACTACCTGGGCCGCCTGGCGGATCATCAGGAGAATCTGCTGCGCCTTTACGCCAATCTGGAAGCGGGCATCGGCCTCTTTGCCTTTCTCATCCCCACCCTTTTGCACCTGCTCAATCCCGTTTACATTGAAATTTTTAAACTCTTCCCCGAAAATCCCGTTATTTTTGCTCTGGTGCGGTTTGTCTTCGCCAGCTTGATTTTAATTGTACCCACCACGCTAATGGGGGGGACCCTTCCGGTTCTGTCCAAATATTTTATGCGCCAGCCGAAGGGAGAAGAATCCACTGTCCCGCCATCTGCGAAAAAGCGGAAGGGATCCGAACCTCAATCAAACCGCACGGCATCCGCCTGGGGCAGACTGGGGCGTTTCATCGGAAATCTCTATTCGGTCAATACATGGGGGGCTGTTACTGGCACATTTGCAGCCGGTTTTTTTATGATTGAAAAATTGGGCGTTAAGGAAACCATTTACGCCGCCGGTGCGGTTAATCTGCTTATCGCGATGGTTATTTTCTGGGTTCTATCTGCACAAACCGCCGAAGAAAAACGTCCTGTTCAACAGGAGGGCATGGCGTCTCTCTCCGGGAAAAAACGATTGTCCGGCCTGAATGTTCAGAGGATTATTGTAGCCGGAATGTTTCTCTCAGGAATGGCCGCACTTGCGTACGAGGTGCTCTGGAATCGGCTTTTGGTTTTTCTGCTGACGGCGTCCACTTATGCCTTCACCATCATGCTTCTCAGTTTTCTTGTGGGGATTGCGTTCGGAAGCTGGCTTATGGCAAGGGTTGTGGATCGCTTGAAAAACCCGCTCCTGTGGTTTGCCGGATTGGAGGCCACGTTGGGCGTGTTCGGCTTTTTCTCGCTCATGATTCTTGGAAAATCCGTTGGTATTTTCGATTGGGCCGTGCACGCCGTGGGCGTTTTACTCTGGTGGCGGTGGAACCTGGTTCAGCTTTTTGTGGCGCTGGTGGTCATGCTGATTCCCACCACGCTGATGGGCGCCACCTTCCCTCTGGCCGTGCGGATTTTTACCCGGAAGATAGATTCCGTGGGCGAAGATGTGGGGATGATTTACAGCGCCAACACACTCGGCGGTGTTCTCGGATCTCTTCTGGCGGGATTTGTGCTGGTTCCGGCACTGGGTACACAGAACAGTTTGATGCTGGTTGCCGCGATCAATTTTGGGATTGCCCTGTTGATTGTGTTTCAGCCCCTGCGGGAGGCCCGCAGGCTTCGCTGGATGATTGTGGGAGTAACGGCCGCCCTCTACACCGCGGCCCTGCTTTGGATTCCCAAAGATCTTTTTCTGAGCGTCTTTAACATCTCCCATAAAAATAGTAAAATCATTTATTACGATGAAGGAATAACCAGCACCGTTACGGTTCACGAATATTCCGGCGGGAAGCGCAGTATTTACACCAACAACGTGCAGGTGGCGGGCACGGATTTTGACATGCGCACCACGCAGGTCCTCCAGGGACACATCCCGCTGCTGCTGCATCCTCATCCCAAACGTGTGATGCAGGTGGGCTTTGGAACGGGTGAAACAGGGCACATTGTCAGCCTTTATCCGGTTCAGGCGATTGAAGGCGTGGAAATTAGTCCCGAGGTTATTCGGGCGGCCATCTATTTTGAATCCATTAACGGGGGGATTTTCCGCAATCCGATTTTTCACAAGGTCATTATGGACGGGCGCAATTATGCCATGCTCACACAAAAGGTCTACGATATTATTATGAACGATTCGATTCACCCGAATGTGAGCCATAATGCCAGTTTGTACACGGTGGATTATTTTCGATACTGTCGGTCCAAGCTGGCCGATGACGGAATCATGTCCAGTTGGTTTCCGCTTTTCGGGCTGCCGCTGCGTGATTTCAAAATAATTATCAAATCCTTTCAAACCGTTTTCCCTCACTGTTCCGTTTGGATTGCAAACAATTGCCGCAACCGGCACGCCCTGTTGGTCGGGTGGAAGAAAGAGGCTCCCCTGTCGATTGATTACACCCTGATGAAGAAAAAACTGGCCGATCCGGAGATCAAAGCCAGTCTGGATGACATTCACATGGGCGATATTTTTTCGATTTTAGATGCCTTCGTTTTGGACGAAAAGGCCGCCGCGGCCTTCACGAAAAACGTTCCGGTGCACACGGACGACCACCCTATTTTAGAGTTTGATGCCCCGCGCGTAGAAGGGTCGGACGAAGCGGTTTGGGCGAAAAATCTGGAAGCAGCTCTGGCCTATCGCACACCGGTTGCGCCTTTTGTGAAAGATATTGCTCCGTCCGGCGATAATCCCGATTCTGTTCGCAACACATTGAATCGATTTTATCAGGCCTCGTCCTACATCTGGAAGGGACAAATTCAATCCCTTCGTGGGGAACACCTGCGTGCCCGCGTGAATTATTTGAAGGCACTGGCCATCAACCCGGACGACAAGGATGCGGCATATTTGATCAAAGATGACCGGATTCAGGAGGAAGCCCTCAAAATGCACCTGGAACGGACGCCGGAGGATTGGGAAAATCAGGTGCGATTGGGGGTTCGGCTTCTGGGAGAGGGCAAACTGGCGGAAGCGGAACAACGGTTGAAATTTGCGCTGCGATTGAATCCCAAAAGCCCGGAGGCCCGTGCAAATCTGGGGTTGGCCTATCTGTACCAGAAGAAGTGGGATGCGGCCATTGAAGAATTAAAGGCGGCCCTCAAAAGGGATCCGACACTTGTGGAGGCCCAGTACAATCTGGGATTTGCCTACCTGCAAAGGGACCAATCGTACACGGAAGCGATTTCGGAATGGGAAAAAGCGGTGAAAATTGATCCCGAGTACAGCGATGCCCATTACAATCTGGGTCTGGCGTATTGGAAGATCGGTCAACCGCAAAAGGCGATTCAAGAGTTAGAAACCGCACGTAAACTGGAACCCGGCACGCCATTGTTGTACAAACTTCTGGGCCGTCTCTACGAGAGTCAAAAAGATTACCCGCGGGCTATTCAGAATTACAAGCTGTATCTGGAATCTGCCGTGGGCGCCAAAGACGCCGGGGCCATTCAGAAACGACTGGCGAATCTGGAAGAGAGGATCGGAGCCAGACAATTTTAG
- a CDS encoding Na+:solute symporter, whose protein sequence is MVKFAVIDWVWLISFIVLMVGCGVLFYRLGKRSEADFFLAGRGLPWWLPAASVYATHTATDTPMWVTGVIYRYGLAGIWYTFFSAWAAISSFVSTRIFRRSLAYTQAEWQSLRFSGLGSELLRGWVAGWQVFMNMFIMGWVGIAMGKVCNYAFGWPTWIGLVVFSSIVAIYVLAAGYWGVVMADFQQGIIAFFVIVIVSLWGMFAAGGPHAIVAKLHTMGEAWRLNPFSFTGWFSGDFPSAWFVTMLFVAILGGFGMGTSIDWYVEAQRIQSAKNVKHASYSIWAGSVLNLIRNSMWAVAILAFYVMFPNISSQAKYEMGWYRLGFDFLPAGMLGFFFAAILAIHFSSISTQLNLGAMYLTRDIYHHYVNPKASEKTLVWAGRISTLILLLGSFLYGLMMEEITKWLIFALWIMAAGVWLPNILQVVWWRFNAWGYLASWIANLGFSWLVVWILPAFHVIPDLPDYLQFWALIVLGALVYIPVTFLTKPDDMNRLVKYYVMSRPIGWWGPVRKEAERRGLIQERRKMFEKISVSEA, encoded by the coding sequence ATGGTCAAGTTCGCAGTGATTGACTGGGTGTGGTTAATTTCGTTTATTGTGTTGATGGTTGGTTGCGGTGTTCTGTTTTACCGGCTTGGAAAGCGTTCCGAGGCCGATTTCTTTCTGGCTGGACGAGGCTTGCCCTGGTGGCTGCCGGCGGCCTCCGTGTACGCGACTCACACAGCCACCGATACGCCCATGTGGGTGACGGGAGTAATTTACCGCTACGGTCTGGCGGGGATCTGGTACACCTTTTTTTCGGCCTGGGCGGCTATCAGCTCCTTTGTTTCCACCCGGATTTTCCGCCGGTCCCTTGCGTACACCCAGGCGGAATGGCAAAGCCTGCGGTTTAGCGGATTGGGGAGCGAGCTTCTGCGAGGCTGGGTGGCCGGCTGGCAGGTTTTTATGAACATGTTTATTATGGGATGGGTCGGCATTGCCATGGGGAAGGTCTGCAATTACGCCTTCGGATGGCCCACCTGGATTGGACTGGTAGTCTTTTCGTCCATCGTGGCTATTTACGTGCTGGCTGCCGGATATTGGGGAGTGGTGATGGCCGATTTTCAGCAGGGAATCATTGCCTTTTTTGTGATTGTGATTGTGTCTCTCTGGGGTATGTTTGCGGCCGGTGGACCTCATGCCATTGTGGCGAAACTTCACACCATGGGTGAGGCATGGCGCCTGAATCCCTTTTCATTTACCGGATGGTTTTCGGGAGATTTCCCCTCCGCCTGGTTCGTGACCATGCTGTTTGTCGCCATTCTGGGCGGATTCGGAATGGGCACGAGCATCGACTGGTATGTGGAAGCCCAGCGTATCCAGTCTGCCAAAAATGTGAAACACGCCTCGTACAGCATCTGGGCGGGCAGTGTGCTGAACCTGATTCGCAATTCCATGTGGGCGGTGGCTATTCTGGCGTTTTACGTGATGTTTCCCAACATCTCAAGTCAGGCCAAATACGAGATGGGCTGGTACCGGTTGGGATTCGATTTTCTCCCGGCCGGCATGCTGGGGTTTTTCTTTGCCGCCATTCTGGCCATCCACTTTTCCAGTATTTCAACGCAGCTTAATCTGGGGGCCATGTATCTGACACGCGATATTTACCACCATTATGTGAATCCCAAGGCCTCGGAAAAAACGCTGGTCTGGGCCGGCCGGATCTCCACGCTGATTCTTTTGCTCGGCTCGTTTCTTTACGGCCTGATGATGGAAGAAATTACCAAGTGGTTAATCTTTGCCCTTTGGATTATGGCGGCAGGCGTGTGGCTGCCCAACATCCTGCAGGTTGTCTGGTGGCGGTTTAATGCCTGGGGCTATTTAGCCTCCTGGATTGCTAACTTGGGATTCAGCTGGCTGGTGGTGTGGATTCTTCCGGCTTTTCATGTGATTCCCGATTTGCCGGATTACCTGCAATTTTGGGCTCTGATTGTTCTCGGAGCGCTGGTGTACATTCCTGTGACGTTTCTTACGAAACCGGACGATATGAACCGCCTGGTAAAATATTATGTGATGTCGCGCCCCATTGGGTGGTGGGGTCCCGTTCGCAAAGAGGCGGAGCGGCGGGGCCTGATTCAGGAGCGGCGCAAAATGTTTGAAAAAATCAGTGTCTCCGAGGCTTAG
- a CDS encoding LacI family transcriptional regulator, giving the protein MRATIKDIARRVGVHPSTVSRVLTGKAEIYHIRKETIDKIEKVAKELNYRPNEIARGFRLKKTHTIGLIVPDISNPFFSRISKSIEQEAYRHNYSVILCSTNEDQKREIDSVQMLISKRIDGLILVPAQDETDHLLELKEENFPVVLVDRIFDDLETHAVITDNLGDAYKATQYLVDNGHQNIGFISGRPNIYTIKNRLEGYKKCLEDNRIPVRSQWISPGGFVLDSGYQGTREILDGKDRPTALLTSGNLITIGAIRAILEKNMRIPDDISIIAFADMHTSPYLISPLTVIAHPLERIGKEAFRLLIMAIENPKAPATVVRLATNFVTRSSVKRIES; this is encoded by the coding sequence TTGAGAGCTACGATCAAAGACATTGCTCGCAGGGTAGGTGTTCACCCTTCTACCGTTTCCCGGGTTCTTACGGGCAAGGCTGAAATCTACCATATCCGAAAAGAAACCATCGACAAAATTGAAAAAGTTGCCAAAGAACTAAACTATCGGCCCAATGAAATTGCCCGCGGATTTCGACTAAAAAAAACACACACCATCGGCCTCATTGTCCCGGATATTTCCAACCCATTTTTCTCACGGATTTCCAAAAGCATCGAACAGGAAGCCTATCGTCATAACTACAGTGTTATCCTTTGCAGTACCAATGAGGATCAGAAACGCGAGATCGACTCCGTTCAAATGCTGATCAGCAAGCGCATTGACGGTCTGATTTTGGTGCCGGCCCAGGATGAAACCGACCACCTGCTGGAACTAAAGGAAGAAAACTTCCCGGTGGTGCTTGTCGACCGCATTTTTGATGATCTGGAAACACATGCGGTCATTACCGATAATCTGGGGGATGCTTATAAAGCCACTCAGTATCTTGTGGACAATGGGCATCAAAATATCGGTTTTATCAGCGGCCGACCCAATATTTACACCATCAAAAATCGCCTGGAGGGATACAAGAAGTGCCTGGAAGATAATCGCATCCCGGTGCGCTCCCAGTGGATTTCTCCCGGCGGATTTGTTCTGGACAGCGGGTATCAGGGAACCCGGGAAATCCTCGATGGGAAGGATCGTCCGACAGCCCTCCTGACGTCGGGAAACCTGATTACAATTGGGGCCATTCGGGCCATTCTGGAAAAGAATATGAGGATTCCCGACGATATCTCAATTATTGCATTTGCCGATATGCACACCTCCCCTTATCTGATTTCTCCCCTCACGGTTATTGCTCATCCCCTCGAACGTATTGGAAAAGAGGCTTTTCGCCTGTTAATTATGGCTATAGAAAATCCCAAGGCACCGGCCACGGTGGTCCGTTTGGCAACCAATTTTGTAACACGTAGCTCTGTTAAACGGATTGAGTCTTAA